In a single window of the Bacteroidota bacterium genome:
- a CDS encoding T9SS type A sorting domain-containing protein — protein MKSGNRRIIPLLVVAFFIYCNFCNSQNTFLKSYNTGDMGYCVREANGVSYVATGCTDFYYNFHWFNMSPIVNTNIQLLKTMTDGTLLWEKIYSYPGNRSLATWMEHTSDNGYIVTGRTNQDLIWPPDSNDIILLKTDDDGNIQWSKIYDTGKDDLGYCVQQTSDGGYIISGFHDSIPLSLEGTTYAILIKTDVSGNVIWEKKYEFAVRDLDTGESFPWVVRQTNDDGYILTGTTAGSHAADLYVIRTDPTGNVVWAKSYEHDFTNFRFSLGLDIIENSAGDFIVAGALDKDQSLNEYNYPYILKLNNAGTILNAKFFDSAPPEMFQSGFSSVEETPDNGYLFTGMGGYSNFGMLAQILKTDSDFNMEWSRTYSNDGIATVGTRSGRMTTDGCYIFTGKRLNDGTILMKTDNIGLIPCKNPGTLFEIVPSILEVDRFPLTYSGINSIDVVLNTQVFLSDTSTLCPDTPVILPIELLTFNAHRSNDKTILLQWETASEINNDYFEIEKSSDGIAFTSIGIVKGAGNSSTLSSYSFEDLHDESNRLIYYRLAQFDYDRSKTFSEIIAVSNHNTDITEITSDYNRDNESIELSFSSSVNEKITISMIDLLGKVCYQSNLTTASGYINYTLDVGPLEKGIYIISISSNASRTNKLILN, from the coding sequence ATGAAATCCGGAAATAGAAGAATAATTCCATTGCTAGTTGTAGCATTTTTCATCTATTGCAACTTTTGTAATTCACAGAATACTTTTTTAAAGTCTTATAATACCGGAGACATGGGTTACTGTGTCAGGGAAGCAAATGGAGTTTCATATGTTGCAACAGGATGTACTGATTTTTATTACAACTTCCATTGGTTCAATATGTCGCCAATTGTCAATACAAACATACAGTTGCTAAAAACGATGACTGACGGAACTTTGCTTTGGGAGAAAATATATTCTTATCCTGGAAACAGAAGTCTGGCAACATGGATGGAACATACCTCAGACAATGGATACATTGTTACAGGTCGGACGAATCAGGATCTTATCTGGCCACCTGACAGCAACGATATTATTTTACTTAAGACTGATGACGATGGCAATATTCAATGGTCTAAAATTTATGATACCGGAAAAGATGATCTTGGCTATTGTGTTCAGCAAACTTCAGATGGCGGCTATATCATCTCCGGATTTCACGATTCTATTCCCTTAAGTCTTGAAGGAACAACGTATGCTATTCTTATAAAGACCGATGTTTCAGGAAATGTAATTTGGGAGAAGAAATACGAATTCGCCGTCCGCGATCTTGATACGGGCGAATCATTTCCATGGGTAGTCAGACAAACTAACGATGACGGTTATATACTAACAGGAACAACAGCAGGATCACACGCTGCTGATCTTTATGTTATCCGTACTGATCCAACTGGAAATGTTGTTTGGGCAAAATCATATGAGCACGATTTTACAAATTTCAGATTTTCTCTCGGTCTCGATATTATTGAAAACAGCGCCGGTGATTTCATTGTTGCAGGTGCGTTAGATAAAGATCAATCACTGAATGAATATAATTATCCATACATACTTAAACTAAATAATGCGGGAACAATATTAAACGCTAAATTCTTCGACTCAGCGCCGCCGGAAATGTTTCAATCCGGATTTTCTTCAGTAGAAGAAACACCTGACAATGGATATTTATTTACAGGCATGGGCGGATACAGTAATTTTGGTATGCTGGCACAAATTCTAAAGACAGATTCTGATTTTAATATGGAATGGTCGAGAACATACTCGAATGATGGAATCGCCACTGTAGGAACACGGTCAGGAAGAATGACAACTGATGGTTGTTATATTTTCACCGGTAAAAGACTGAACGATGGAACTATTTTAATGAAAACCGATAATATCGGATTGATCCCCTGTAAAAATCCGGGAACTCTCTTCGAAATTGTTCCGTCCATTCTTGAAGTCGATCGCTTTCCTTTAACATATTCCGGAATAAATTCAATAGATGTTGTCTTAAACACTCAGGTATTTCTCAGCGACACTTCAACTCTTTGTCCCGACACCCCTGTCATATTACCAATCGAATTGCTTACGTTCAATGCACACAGGAGCAATGACAAAACAATTCTACTTCAATGGGAAACTGCTTCAGAGATCAATAACGATTATTTCGAAATTGAAAAAAGTTCTGATGGAATAGCATTTACTTCAATTGGCATTGTTAAAGGTGCCGGAAATTCATCTACGCTCTCCAGTTACAGTTTCGAAGACTTGCATGATGAATCAAACCGTTTAATTTATTATAGACTTGCTCAGTTCGACTATGACAGATCAAAAACCTTCTCAGAAATAATTGCAGTATCAAATCATAACACAGATATTACTGAGATCACTTCAGATTATAACAGAGATAATGAATCAATAGAATTGAGTTTCTCGTCGTCAGTAAATGAAAAAATAACTATAAGTATGATTGATTTACTGGGAAAAGTCTGCTATCAATCGAACCTAACAACAGCATCAGGTTATATAAATTACACACTTGATGTCGGACCACTTGAAAAAGGCATTTACATAATATCAATTTCAAGTAATGCATCCAGAACAAATAAATTGATACTGAATTAA
- a CDS encoding T9SS type A sorting domain-containing protein, with translation MKKQLLIVIFILVSFCTYGQVSSIVPNSASKGTTLRTVITMAQNVLLWSSPPMGATDVYLQQGSTIIYVDAFDPAVNIYPGWFQYSDSMYVDWTIPANIPSGSYDVHVLTYDGSFPPSYFDNILASGFLINGAAGTIEGDVFFDYNQNGLRDGNDYALRNQRVQLNPVNFTTYTNSSGHYSAYLDSGNYTASLILGSYTLTTANPSYNVTLPPSSTGNDFGVYNASVGLSQSFYAWHHPMRCNALGYTYIYQGNYSPIPVNGSITMIHSNNMPFNASIPPPDVISGDTLVWYYNNLLPGQALHIGNPYITFNNPPAGQTIWWAIYDSVFDNSNTLLGVLRDTFSFAVSCAVDPNDKLVSPQGATAQHYVPMNSPLTFTINFQNTGNDTAFNVVILDTLDFDLDLSTFEVLGSSDPVNIQMDANGAIQFRFDNILLPDSNIDEPGSHGMVIYKINPKAGLTDPTQITNTAHIVFDFNGAIVTNTSLTTLSNLQYPSASFNVADPTICQNSCIVFNDQSSSGTTYSWSFPGGNPASSSNANPGAVCYNTVGQFDVQLIVSNPLGSDTLTQIQYINVSSSPAGLNVTQSGDTLWANAGYDSYQWFYENDSIQGATGQYYVAPISGDYGIVVANLNGCTSGVNIPNVISAISEMIDSKGILLYPNPTSGEFEISFSAFGKTNARIVVTNSTGQTVSDKSIVVNSGINKIKFDESILTEGIYSVQIISTEQTITKQLLKTK, from the coding sequence ATGAAAAAACAACTACTTATAGTAATTTTTATTCTCGTTTCTTTTTGCACCTATGGACAGGTAAGTTCAATCGTTCCAAATTCTGCTTCCAAGGGTACGACTTTGAGAACTGTAATTACAATGGCGCAAAATGTCCTTCTGTGGTCTAGTCCACCAATGGGCGCAACCGATGTTTATCTTCAACAAGGATCAACAATTATTTATGTTGATGCTTTTGATCCGGCAGTAAATATTTATCCCGGTTGGTTTCAATACTCTGATTCAATGTATGTCGATTGGACAATTCCTGCTAATATTCCCAGTGGATCCTATGATGTTCACGTATTAACATATGATGGATCATTTCCGCCATCCTATTTTGATAATATATTGGCATCGGGATTTTTAATAAACGGGGCAGCAGGAACAATTGAAGGTGATGTCTTTTTCGATTATAACCAGAACGGCCTTCGCGACGGAAACGATTATGCACTCAGAAATCAACGAGTACAGTTAAACCCTGTCAATTTTACTACATACACCAATTCAAGCGGACATTATTCCGCATATTTGGATTCAGGCAATTATACTGCTTCACTTATTCTCGGCAGTTATACTTTAACAACTGCAAATCCATCTTATAATGTCACCTTACCACCATCCTCCACAGGAAATGATTTTGGTGTGTACAATGCTTCAGTTGGATTGTCGCAATCATTTTATGCATGGCATCATCCTATGCGATGTAATGCACTTGGTTATACTTATATATATCAGGGAAATTACAGTCCGATCCCGGTTAACGGAAGTATTACAATGATTCATTCGAACAACATGCCGTTCAATGCTTCGATCCCGCCGCCTGATGTTATTTCAGGAGATACGCTTGTTTGGTATTACAATAATTTATTACCGGGACAAGCTCTGCATATTGGAAATCCTTATATAACATTCAATAATCCACCTGCAGGGCAAACTATCTGGTGGGCCATTTATGACTCGGTATTTGATAACTCGAATACACTGCTTGGCGTTCTTCGAGATACATTCTCATTCGCAGTTTCGTGTGCAGTAGATCCGAACGACAAACTTGTTTCTCCTCAAGGGGCAACTGCACAGCATTACGTTCCGATGAATTCACCACTTACATTCACCATAAATTTCCAAAACACAGGAAATGATACAGCGTTCAATGTTGTGATATTGGACACACTGGACTTTGATCTTGACTTGAGTACATTTGAAGTTTTGGGAAGTAGTGATCCGGTCAATATTCAAATGGACGCAAATGGTGCTATTCAATTCCGGTTCGACAACATACTCTTACCCGACAGCAATATCGATGAACCTGGTAGCCATGGAATGGTCATCTATAAGATCAATCCGAAAGCCGGCCTGACTGATCCAACTCAGATCACAAACACTGCTCATATCGTGTTTGACTTCAATGGTGCTATTGTTACAAACACTTCCTTAACAACATTAAGCAATCTGCAATACCCTTCGGCATCATTCAATGTTGCAGATCCTACCATCTGTCAAAACAGCTGTATTGTTTTCAATGACCAGTCCAGTTCCGGAACAACTTATTCATGGTCGTTCCCGGGAGGTAATCCTGCTTCAAGTTCGAATGCAAATCCGGGAGCGGTATGTTATAATACCGTTGGACAATTTGATGTTCAGCTGATCGTTTCTAATCCGCTTGGCTCTGATACTCTGACACAGATCCAATACATTAATGTTAGCTCCTCGCCTGCAGGTTTGAATGTTACTCAATCAGGCGATACACTTTGGGCTAATGCAGGTTACGATTCTTACCAATGGTTTTATGAAAACGATTCCATTCAGGGAGCTACAGGTCAATATTATGTTGCACCTATAAGTGGTGATTACGGAATTGTTGTTGCCAATCTTAATGGTTGCACATCAGGTGTAAATATTCCTAACGTTATTTCTGCAATAAGCGAAATGATCGACAGCAAAGGGATTTTATTATATCCTAATCCGACTTCAGGAGAATTTGAAATTTCATTTTCAGCTTTCGGAAAAACCAATGCCAGAATTGTAGTAACAAATTCTACTGGTCAGACAGTGTCAGATAAATCTATCGTAGTTAATTCAGGTATAAATAAAATAAAGTTTGACGAAAGTATTTTAACTGAAGGAATTTATTCTGTACAAATTATTTCGACAGAACAAACCATCACTAAG